The following proteins come from a genomic window of Pedosphaera parvula Ellin514:
- a CDS encoding ATP-binding protein gives MIWLRNLSIKWKLTLIIMAASTVALLLISAAFVTYELITYKKAMVQNVKTTASILGSQSVIPLSFGAGYEKEVEDNTLSALKANPHIVAAGIYNGKELFARYPKNIARELFPQKPGADGARFEKNHLILFQSISDGSAKIGTVYLESDLQEMQDREVKYAGIILLFMLASSAVAFLLSSFLRGLVSAPLSHLAETARAVSAEKNYSVRAVKQGQDELGQLIDVFNEMLTGIQERDAALQHAHDKLEKRVEERTKDLQAEIVERRKTQEALQQQLTRISLLHQITEAISERQDLASILHVALRQLEDHLTVDMGSVYLFNPESETLIQGAVQQSDPELAGKLDWHKGSAITLEQTGLSQCKDGKTIYLADTKQILSDLPRALAEAGLRSAAAVPLMVEEKLFGILIVARRGVNSFSSGECEFLRMLSGHVALAAHQARLHMELQTAYNDLRQTQQAVMQQDRLRALGQMASGIAHDINNALSPVVGFAGLLLSYEPNLSQSARKHLNYIKTAGEDVAHLVARLREFYRRREEREPLNPLDLNRMIEQVVDLTRPRWRDISQGRGIMVEMNVILAEGIPTVIGIESELREALTNLILNAVDAMPKGGKLTLRTRLSGQNFSPDNTPTHAVLEVTDTGSGMNEETQRRCLEPFFSTKGNRGTGMGLPMVYGVMERHDGRIEIESEVGKGTTVRLIFPLREQASINPSPTKESPASSPLQILCIDDEPLLRELVKEILESDGHRVQVADGGQTGLDAFQKAVERGRPFDIVITDLGMPYLDGREVAKRLKAESPATPIILLTGWGAFMKSDGDVPAHIDGILSKPPRSSELRETLARLTKRQVN, from the coding sequence ATGATTTGGCTCAGGAATCTTTCCATCAAATGGAAGCTTACCCTGATCATCATGGCGGCCAGCACCGTGGCTCTGCTGCTGATCTCCGCGGCTTTCGTCACCTATGAGCTGATTACCTATAAAAAGGCGATGGTGCAGAATGTAAAGACGACTGCCTCGATCCTCGGCAGCCAAAGTGTCATCCCATTGAGTTTTGGAGCCGGGTATGAAAAGGAAGTCGAAGACAATACCCTGAGCGCCCTGAAGGCAAATCCTCATATTGTGGCGGCTGGTATTTACAATGGGAAGGAACTATTCGCAAGGTATCCAAAAAATATTGCCCGGGAATTGTTTCCCCAAAAACCTGGGGCAGACGGGGCTCGTTTTGAAAAGAACCATTTGATTCTTTTTCAAAGCATCAGCGATGGAAGCGCAAAGATTGGCACCGTGTATTTGGAGTCAGACCTTCAGGAAATGCAAGATCGTGAAGTGAAGTACGCCGGCATCATCCTGCTTTTCATGCTTGCTTCCTCCGCCGTTGCCTTCCTGCTCTCGTCCTTTCTGCGCGGGCTTGTGTCGGCACCACTTTCCCACCTTGCAGAAACTGCCAGAGCGGTTTCCGCTGAAAAAAATTACTCAGTCCGGGCGGTGAAACAGGGGCAGGATGAGCTCGGCCAATTAATAGACGTGTTCAATGAAATGTTGACGGGCATTCAGGAACGCGATGCCGCACTGCAACACGCGCATGACAAGCTGGAGAAACGGGTGGAAGAGAGAACCAAGGATTTGCAGGCCGAAATCGTGGAGCGCCGGAAGACCCAGGAGGCGCTTCAGCAGCAGTTGACACGGATAAGCCTGCTGCACCAGATCACCGAGGCCATTTCAGAACGCCAGGACCTCGCCAGCATTTTGCATGTGGCGTTAAGACAGTTGGAGGACCATCTGACTGTGGATATGGGCAGTGTGTATTTGTTCAATCCGGAGAGCGAAACCTTGATTCAAGGCGCCGTGCAGCAGAGCGATCCTGAGCTGGCAGGAAAACTGGATTGGCATAAAGGCAGCGCGATTACCCTGGAGCAAACCGGTCTTTCCCAATGCAAGGATGGCAAGACCATTTACCTCGCGGATACAAAGCAGATACTCTCGGACTTGCCCCGCGCGCTCGCGGAAGCTGGTCTGCGCTCCGCAGCAGCCGTTCCACTGATGGTGGAAGAGAAGCTTTTTGGCATATTGATTGTAGCTCGGCGTGGCGTGAACAGTTTCAGCAGCGGCGAGTGCGAATTCCTGAGAATGTTGAGTGGACACGTAGCCCTGGCGGCTCATCAGGCACGGTTGCACATGGAACTGCAAACGGCTTACAACGATCTGCGCCAAACGCAGCAGGCGGTAATGCAGCAGGATCGTTTGCGGGCTTTGGGTCAGATGGCCAGCGGCATCGCGCATGATATCAATAACGCACTTTCACCAGTGGTGGGTTTTGCAGGCCTGCTACTGAGCTATGAGCCGAACCTGAGTCAGAGTGCCAGGAAGCATCTGAATTACATCAAAACCGCGGGGGAAGATGTTGCGCACCTGGTAGCCCGGCTACGAGAATTCTATCGACGGCGCGAAGAGCGCGAACCGCTCAACCCGCTGGATCTTAATCGCATGATTGAGCAGGTCGTGGATCTCACGCGTCCGCGCTGGCGGGACATATCCCAGGGCAGGGGAATCATGGTGGAGATGAATGTGATCCTTGCCGAAGGGATTCCCACGGTGATTGGGATTGAAAGTGAACTGCGGGAAGCGTTGACCAATCTTATTCTAAATGCCGTGGATGCCATGCCGAAGGGTGGGAAGCTGACTCTGCGAACCCGATTAAGCGGACAGAATTTCAGTCCTGACAACACTCCCACCCATGCCGTGCTGGAGGTAACGGATACCGGGTCGGGCATGAATGAAGAAACGCAACGCCGGTGCCTGGAGCCTTTCTTTTCGACCAAAGGAAATCGTGGGACAGGAATGGGGCTTCCCATGGTTTACGGCGTTATGGAACGTCACGACGGCAGAATTGAAATCGAAAGCGAAGTAGGAAAAGGAACAACTGTCCGACTGATTTTCCCCTTACGTGAACAGGCATCGATTAATCCTTCGCCAACCAAGGAAAGCCCGGCTTCCTCACCGCTGCAGATTCTATGCATCGACGATGAACCCCTCTTGCGCGAGTTGGTAAAAGAAATTCTCGAAAGCGATGGACATCGGGTCCAAGTCGCGGACGGAGGTCAAACCGGTCTGGACGCCTTTCAAAAGGCGGTGGAACGAGGACGTCCGTTTGACATCGTGATTACCGATTTGGGAATGCCTTATCTGGACGGTCGGGAAGTGGCCAAGCGGCTAAAAGCAGAATCTCCAGCAACACCCATCATCCTGCTGACCGGATGGGGAGCGTTTATGAAAAGCGATGGCGATGTGCCAGCGCACATTGATGGCATTTTGAGCAAGCCACCCCGTTCCAGCGAACTGCGTGAAACTCTGGCGCGCCTGACCAAACGGCAGGTAAATTAG
- a CDS encoding YfiR family protein, with product MYYKRAKLLTLYLLMVIGIISGGARADEERPSEYQVKAAFVYNFAKFVEWPVSAFRGPADSITIGVVGETGNGFEEALEQTIRGKTINGRHLEKRHVNSPEDVGNCQIIFFCRLEKKAFGDFEKGRQIKFLRLLEKQSVLTVGETDWFLHNGGVINFIVEEGKVRFDIDKSKAQKLSLKISSKLLNLAKNRGVVP from the coding sequence ATGTATTATAAGAGAGCAAAATTACTGACGCTTTACCTGCTGATGGTGATTGGCATCATCAGTGGGGGAGCGCGGGCCGATGAGGAGCGGCCCTCGGAGTATCAAGTGAAAGCAGCTTTTGTGTATAACTTTGCAAAATTTGTTGAATGGCCAGTCAGCGCATTCCGTGGCCCGGCCGATTCAATTACCATTGGCGTGGTGGGTGAAACGGGGAATGGCTTTGAGGAAGCGCTGGAGCAGACAATACGAGGGAAGACAATCAACGGAAGGCATCTGGAAAAGCGTCATGTGAACTCACCGGAAGATGTGGGAAATTGTCAGATTATCTTTTTTTGTCGCCTGGAAAAGAAGGCGTTTGGGGATTTCGAAAAGGGGCGGCAGATTAAATTTCTCAGGTTATTGGAAAAGCAAAGCGTGCTCACCGTTGGAGAGACCGACTGGTTCCTCCATAACGGGGGAGTGATCAATTTTATTGTCGAGGAAGGAAAGGTTCGTTTTGATATTGATAAAAGCAAGGCGCAAAAACTAAGCTTGAAGATCAGCTCCAAGCTCTTGAATTTGGCTAAAAATCGGGGCGTTGTTCCATGA
- a CDS encoding TonB-dependent receptor plug domain-containing protein produces MKGLEASRKNARRILFAWQVGFLGRTICISCLRAACVSTTAALLLMVTATHVQAEEVKPAKLDLTEMSIDELMKIPVTTVSRKAEEFSKSPAAIYVLTQDDIRRSGATSIPEVLRLVPGLDVAQVDSQQWAISARGFNDVFANKLLVLQDGRSVYTPLFSGVFWDVQDTILEDIDRIEVVRGPGGTLWGANAVNGVINIITKSAKDTQGVLITGGGGTYEHAFGGFRYGDKVGEDLYLRVYGKYFDRDESVRPNGSDIPDSWQMGRGGFRMDWDKWEKTGNLLTVQGDIYEGWLDQEFGTFNPFNPPTYSSLVQDEERVSGGNLLGRWSHQFSDSSDLKIQTYYDRTERDTAIFRESRDTFDLDLQHHFTLGDRNDFVWGAGYRLDMDRIGNTPSVSLFPSSETTHLFSTFVQDEITLVEKRLRLTLGTKLEHNDFTGFEYQPSGRLLWTPHEKHTFWASISRAVRTPSRAEEDVRLSSVIAPGVVNTIYGNNHFLAEDLLAYEFGYRVQPSSRVSFDLAMFYNVYDQLRSVEFGFSPTQPVIPPPPPPGFFIPTFVANELYGDTYGFELASTIQLADWWRLKPSYTFLEMQLKQRAGSTDISSIGDMGKSPEQQFSVTSAMDFPHGLSLDCAFRYVDQLPTLNISSYVALDVRLGWRATKNLEMAIVGQNLLSAQHAEFAPTFIQTPRAEVQHGVYGKVTVRF; encoded by the coding sequence ATGAAGGGCTTAGAGGCATCCCGCAAGAATGCCAGGCGGATTTTATTTGCCTGGCAGGTTGGTTTTTTAGGCAGGACGATTTGTATATCCTGTCTGCGCGCAGCCTGCGTCAGCACCACGGCTGCCCTGTTGCTGATGGTAACGGCAACACATGTTCAGGCAGAGGAAGTCAAGCCCGCCAAGCTCGATCTAACTGAGATGTCGATTGATGAATTAATGAAAATTCCGGTTACCACGGTCTCCCGAAAGGCTGAGGAATTTTCAAAATCTCCGGCTGCCATTTACGTTTTGACCCAGGATGATATTCGCCGGTCGGGTGCGACGAGTATTCCTGAGGTTTTGCGACTGGTTCCGGGTTTGGATGTGGCGCAGGTGGATTCCCAGCAATGGGCCATCAGCGCGCGTGGATTTAACGACGTTTTTGCAAACAAACTGCTGGTGCTGCAGGACGGTCGCAGTGTCTATACTCCGCTTTTCTCGGGCGTTTTTTGGGACGTGCAGGATACGATACTGGAGGATATCGACCGCATCGAAGTAGTTCGTGGTCCCGGCGGGACGCTTTGGGGCGCCAACGCCGTCAATGGCGTCATTAACATCATCACGAAGAGCGCGAAGGATACCCAGGGTGTATTGATCACCGGTGGTGGAGGAACGTATGAACATGCTTTTGGCGGCTTTCGTTACGGGGATAAGGTGGGCGAAGACCTATATCTGCGAGTGTATGGAAAGTATTTCGACCGGGATGAATCAGTTCGGCCGAATGGCTCGGATATTCCAGATTCCTGGCAGATGGGACGGGGCGGGTTTCGGATGGATTGGGACAAATGGGAAAAGACGGGCAACCTGCTTACCGTGCAAGGGGACATCTACGAAGGCTGGCTCGATCAGGAGTTTGGAACCTTCAATCCTTTCAACCCGCCTACTTACAGCAGTCTGGTTCAAGACGAGGAGAGAGTGAGCGGAGGAAATCTTCTGGGCCGATGGTCACACCAATTCTCAGATTCGTCTGATCTGAAGATCCAGACCTATTACGATCGCACCGAGCGGGACACCGCGATATTCAGAGAGAGTCGGGACACCTTTGATCTCGACCTTCAACACCACTTTACCCTGGGAGATCGGAATGATTTTGTATGGGGAGCCGGCTACCGGCTTGATATGGATCGAATTGGAAACACTCCGAGCGTTTCCTTGTTCCCCAGCAGTGAAACAACCCACCTGTTTAGCACGTTTGTGCAGGATGAAATCACCCTGGTGGAAAAACGCTTGCGGCTTACCCTCGGCACCAAGCTTGAGCACAATGATTTTACCGGATTTGAGTATCAGCCCAGCGGAAGGTTGCTGTGGACTCCTCATGAGAAGCACACTTTCTGGGCTTCCATCTCCAGAGCCGTTCGAACCCCATCACGAGCAGAAGAGGATGTAAGGCTAAGCAGTGTGATTGCTCCGGGAGTGGTAAATACGATTTACGGTAACAACCACTTCCTTGCCGAAGATTTGCTTGCCTACGAGTTTGGTTATAGGGTCCAGCCCAGCAGCAGAGTTTCATTTGATCTGGCTATGTTCTACAATGTCTATGATCAATTGCGTAGTGTGGAGTTTGGATTTTCACCCACTCAACCCGTCATACCTCCGCCTCCTCCGCCGGGTTTCTTCATACCCACCTTTGTGGCCAACGAATTATATGGCGATACGTATGGGTTTGAGCTGGCTTCCACGATCCAATTGGCTGATTGGTGGCGGTTAAAGCCATCGTATACTTTTCTGGAAATGCAACTCAAGCAACGTGCCGGGAGCACAGACATCAGTTCGATAGGGGACATGGGGAAAAGCCCGGAGCAGCAATTCTCAGTTACCTCAGCGATGGATTTTCCACACGGGCTTTCACTGGATTGTGCATTCCGGTACGTGGATCAGTTGCCCACTTTAAATATCAGCAGCTACGTGGCCCTTGATGTTCGCCTGGGCTGGCGCGCGACCAAGAATCTGGAAATGGCAATCGTCGGGCAGAATCTTTTGTCGGCGCAACATGCGGAGTTCGCTCCAACCTTCATCCAGACGCCAAGAGCGGAGGTTCAACACGGGGTATATGGAAAGGTCACGGTGCGCTTTTAA
- the nadA gene encoding quinolinate synthase NadA, producing the protein MPPAEFDALSRDILALKKKLNAVILAHNYQYPEIQEVADFVGDSLGLSQQAAKTSAEVIVFCGVHFMAETAKILNPNKIVVLPDKDAGCSLEASCPAPKLAQLQATNPNFYTVTYINCSAEVKALSDVICTSGNAVKIVNASPKDRDLLFVPDENLGSWVMEQTGRPMTLWRGNCYAHVEFTHASIMKIRHEFPDAPIVAHPECTTAVRMLADEVCSTEKMVTFCKNSKARQIIIATEAGMLHRLKKECPDKTFIPAPTDSCRCNECKFMKMNTLEKVYDCMVNLSPRVELSEDIIRRARLPIERMLEISARPVENAG; encoded by the coding sequence ATGCCGCCGGCTGAGTTCGATGCCCTCTCACGCGATATTCTGGCTCTGAAGAAGAAGCTCAACGCTGTCATTCTTGCCCATAACTATCAGTATCCCGAAATCCAGGAAGTTGCCGACTTTGTTGGCGATTCTCTGGGACTCTCTCAACAGGCAGCGAAGACCAGCGCGGAAGTAATTGTTTTTTGCGGCGTCCACTTCATGGCTGAAACCGCCAAGATTCTCAATCCAAACAAGATCGTAGTGCTGCCGGATAAGGATGCCGGATGTTCCCTCGAAGCCAGTTGCCCCGCTCCCAAGCTGGCACAATTGCAAGCCACCAATCCCAATTTCTACACGGTCACCTACATCAACTGCAGCGCCGAGGTGAAGGCCCTCAGTGATGTCATTTGCACCAGCGGCAACGCGGTTAAAATCGTCAATGCCTCTCCAAAGGATCGCGACCTGCTCTTCGTTCCCGACGAGAATCTCGGTTCCTGGGTCATGGAGCAAACAGGACGCCCCATGACTCTCTGGCGCGGCAATTGTTACGCCCATGTCGAGTTCACTCATGCCAGCATCATGAAAATTCGCCACGAGTTCCCCGATGCTCCAATTGTCGCGCATCCTGAATGCACCACCGCCGTCCGCATGCTGGCCGATGAAGTCTGCTCCACCGAAAAAATGGTCACCTTCTGTAAGAATAGCAAGGCCAGGCAAATCATCATCGCCACGGAAGCCGGCATGCTCCATCGCCTCAAAAAGGAATGTCCGGATAAAACTTTTATCCCTGCTCCCACAGACAGCTGCCGCTGCAACGAGTGCAAATTCATGAAAATGAATACGCTCGAAAAAGTTTACGATTGCATGGTGAACCTCTCTCCCCGTGTGGAACTCAGCGAAGACATCATCCGTCGCGCACGTCTTCCCATCGAGCGGATGCTGGAGATTTCTGCCAGGCCGGTCGAAAATGCCGGGTAA
- a CDS encoding nucleoside deaminase, whose product MNKKYMQEAVRISIRMMRRGIGGPFGAVVVKNGKIVGRGCNQVTSTNDPTAHAEVVAIRDACKRLKTFQLDDCELYTSCEPCPMCLSAIYWARLKKVYYGNTRKDAAEIEFDDDFIYTEVALPITERSIPMKQLLRKEALLAFKEWQSKADKIRY is encoded by the coding sequence ATGAACAAGAAGTACATGCAGGAAGCGGTGCGCATTTCCATCCGGATGATGCGTCGCGGGATTGGCGGTCCCTTTGGTGCGGTGGTCGTCAAGAACGGGAAGATCGTGGGGCGCGGTTGCAATCAGGTGACGTCCACGAATGATCCGACTGCCCACGCTGAAGTAGTGGCGATTCGAGATGCCTGCAAGCGGCTGAAAACATTTCAGCTGGATGATTGCGAACTCTACACGAGTTGCGAGCCATGTCCCATGTGCCTATCAGCGATTTACTGGGCGCGGTTGAAAAAAGTTTATTACGGCAACACCCGCAAGGACGCGGCTGAAATTGAGTTTGACGATGACTTCATTTACACGGAAGTTGCGCTGCCAATTACTGAACGATCCATTCCCATGAAGCAGTTGTTGCGGAAGGAAGCGCTGCTTGCCTTCAAGGAGTGGCAGAGCAAGGCTGATAAAATTCGTTATTGA
- a CDS encoding PIG-L deacetylase family protein: protein MNPYLNFVSEFARFLKEGKSYPLGGFPVAPQPKLAENAPKALIFSPHPDDECIIGGLALRLMREGGIKVINVAVTQGSKKERQAERYKELEEACHYLGFGLIQTVPNGLEKVTVQTREKDPGHWEKSVRVVANILATNKPRVIFVPHDRDWNGTHIGVHHLVMDALKTLPMEFECYFVETEFWGAMDTPNLMVESSVKDVADLVTATSFHVGEVRRNPYHLLLPAWLQDNVRRGGELVGGQGEAAPEFTFATLYRLRKWSQGHLVKLYDGGKQISSNRNPMELFQ from the coding sequence ATGAATCCTTATTTGAATTTTGTTTCCGAATTTGCCCGGTTTTTGAAAGAGGGAAAATCGTATCCGCTGGGTGGCTTTCCAGTCGCGCCACAACCAAAGCTGGCGGAGAATGCTCCCAAGGCTTTGATTTTTTCGCCTCATCCTGATGATGAATGCATCATTGGGGGGCTGGCATTACGCCTGATGCGTGAGGGCGGGATAAAGGTGATCAACGTGGCCGTGACTCAGGGCAGTAAAAAGGAGCGACAGGCGGAACGCTACAAGGAATTGGAAGAGGCGTGCCATTATCTTGGTTTTGGCCTGATTCAGACGGTGCCAAATGGTTTGGAAAAAGTCACGGTCCAGACGCGGGAAAAAGATCCCGGGCATTGGGAAAAGTCGGTGCGGGTGGTTGCCAATATTCTTGCGACCAACAAGCCGCGCGTAATTTTTGTGCCGCATGACCGCGATTGGAACGGAACTCACATTGGCGTTCATCATCTGGTGATGGATGCGTTGAAGACGTTGCCCATGGAGTTTGAGTGTTACTTCGTGGAAACCGAGTTTTGGGGAGCGATGGACACGCCAAACCTGATGGTAGAATCGAGTGTGAAGGATGTGGCGGATTTGGTTACGGCGACTTCGTTCCATGTGGGCGAGGTACGCAGGAATCCGTATCATCTGCTGTTACCGGCGTGGTTGCAGGATAATGTGCGCCGGGGTGGAGAGTTGGTTGGCGGGCAGGGGGAAGCGGCACCGGAGTTCACGTTCGCGACGTTGTATCGGTTGCGCAAGTGGAGTCAGGGGCATTTGGTAAAACTTTATGACGGGGGAAAACAGATTTCGAGCAACCGCAATCCGATGGAACTGTTTCAATGA
- a CDS encoding ROK family protein → MNNNNGLALITPRITPVLDPFFRPAVLANRVFRDQVRTTSNPVPVRLALEQADGSVFHFQTEIFAEEHPEAAGNFIYIERMVKFLLWSRGGFRIYIDGSKAVGEALQKYYREVPNGKFDSEIIGSKIYDRPIEVVITKDIPAARTNTTPLGRHLDGCRIGFDLGGSDRKVAAIVNGQAVYSEEVVWDPYFQKDPQYHYQGIMDSLKSAAKHLPRVDAIGGSAAGVYVNNRVKVASLFRGIAADVFDKEVKDMFLRIQKEWNGIPLEVVNDGEVTALAGSISLKQNGVLGISLGTSTAGGYVTMEGNITSWLNELAFMPIDYNPAAPTDEWSGDYGCGVQYFSQQAVGRLMAVAGIEAEQGLPLPEKLKVVQSLMYKEDYRASKIYQTIGTYLGYAIAHYADFYDLKNVLILGRVTSGPGGELIISGAKEVLNLEFPELAARIAFHIPNEKDKRHGQAVAAASLPKIK, encoded by the coding sequence ATGAACAATAACAACGGTTTGGCATTGATAACCCCCCGGATTACTCCGGTGTTGGATCCATTTTTTCGACCGGCGGTGCTGGCGAATCGCGTTTTTCGTGACCAGGTGCGGACGACGAGCAATCCGGTTCCGGTGAGATTGGCGCTGGAACAGGCGGATGGTTCGGTGTTCCATTTTCAGACGGAGATATTTGCGGAGGAGCATCCGGAGGCGGCGGGGAATTTCATTTACATCGAACGGATGGTGAAATTTTTGCTGTGGTCGCGCGGTGGGTTTCGCATTTACATCGATGGATCGAAGGCGGTGGGTGAGGCGTTGCAAAAATATTATCGCGAGGTGCCGAACGGAAAATTTGATTCGGAGATTATTGGTTCGAAGATTTATGACCGGCCGATTGAGGTTGTGATCACCAAGGATATTCCTGCGGCGCGGACGAATACGACGCCCTTGGGCAGGCATCTGGATGGTTGCCGGATTGGGTTCGACCTCGGCGGAAGCGACCGGAAAGTGGCGGCGATTGTGAACGGTCAGGCCGTGTATAGCGAAGAGGTGGTTTGGGATCCTTATTTCCAAAAAGATCCGCAATATCATTACCAGGGAATCATGGATTCGCTGAAGAGCGCGGCGAAACATTTGCCGCGGGTGGATGCGATTGGCGGCAGCGCCGCCGGTGTTTACGTGAATAATCGCGTGAAGGTGGCTTCGTTATTCCGCGGAATTGCGGCGGATGTTTTTGACAAGGAAGTGAAGGATATGTTCCTTCGGATTCAGAAGGAATGGAACGGCATTCCGTTGGAAGTGGTCAACGATGGAGAAGTGACGGCGTTGGCGGGTTCCATTTCGCTGAAGCAGAATGGTGTGTTGGGCATTTCCCTGGGGACGAGCACGGCGGGCGGTTATGTGACGATGGAGGGAAACATCACTTCATGGCTGAATGAATTGGCGTTCATGCCGATTGATTATAATCCAGCCGCTCCGACGGATGAGTGGTCGGGCGATTATGGTTGTGGCGTGCAGTATTTTTCGCAGCAGGCAGTGGGCAGGTTGATGGCTGTGGCGGGTATCGAAGCCGAGCAGGGATTGCCCTTGCCCGAGAAGTTGAAGGTGGTGCAATCGTTGATGTACAAAGAGGATTATCGGGCGAGCAAAATTTATCAGACGATTGGGACATATCTGGGTTATGCGATTGCGCATTATGCGGATTTTTATGACTTGAAGAATGTGCTGATCCTCGGGCGCGTTACTTCCGGTCCGGGAGGAGAATTAATCATCAGTGGCGCGAAAGAGGTTTTGAACCTGGAATTTCCAGAACTGGCCGCGCGCATTGCGTTCCACATCCCCAACGAAAAAGATAAACGGCACGGTCAAGCCGTGGCGGCCGCGAGTTTGCCAAAAATTAAATAA
- a CDS encoding DEAD/DEAH box helicase: MSFRTLGLDANILKAVQEAGYTEPTPIQAAAIPQIIAGHDLIGIAQTGTGKTAAFVLPILAKLAGMKREANQRGIRALVVAPTRELVVQIEENVRAYSKHLPLKVATVFGGVGEHPQIQALRSGVDMVIATPGRLLDLMDRRHGDFSGINFLVLDEADRMLDMGFLPSIRQIVKALPRKRQTLLFSATLSREIEGLTHEFQHAPKTVQIGRRSNPAETVTQLVYEVPKHLKPALLVHLLRDPSMDMVLVFSRMKHSADRIARNLENKGIKTATLHSNRSQNQRLRALKDFKSGAVRVLVATDIAARGIDVDGISHVVNYDFPMHAEDYVHRIGRTGRAHAVGDAISFVTSEDHGTLRSLERFIGRGIVRKKAEGFDYNAAAPAVQAGDRERPPMQGNARPSQPARHSGGSHPRGNGSGRQGASASRRGGGGNNRWRR; encoded by the coding sequence ATGTCATTTCGCACCCTTGGCCTCGATGCCAATATTCTTAAAGCCGTCCAGGAAGCTGGTTACACGGAACCGACACCCATTCAAGCTGCGGCGATTCCGCAAATTATTGCAGGCCACGATTTGATTGGCATTGCACAAACTGGCACCGGTAAAACGGCGGCGTTTGTGCTGCCCATCCTGGCGAAGTTGGCTGGGATGAAACGGGAAGCAAACCAGCGGGGGATTCGTGCGTTGGTGGTGGCGCCGACGCGGGAGTTGGTGGTGCAAATCGAGGAGAATGTGCGGGCCTACTCGAAGCATCTGCCGCTGAAGGTGGCGACGGTGTTTGGCGGGGTGGGGGAACATCCCCAGATACAGGCATTGCGTTCGGGGGTGGATATGGTGATTGCGACGCCTGGCCGGCTGCTCGACCTGATGGACCGGCGGCATGGAGATTTTTCAGGTATAAACTTCCTCGTGCTGGATGAAGCAGACCGGATGCTGGACATGGGCTTTCTTCCTTCCATACGCCAGATTGTGAAGGCGCTGCCACGGAAGCGACAGACGTTGCTCTTCTCGGCCACGCTCTCCAGGGAGATTGAAGGGCTCACGCATGAGTTTCAGCATGCGCCGAAGACGGTTCAAATTGGGCGTCGGTCAAATCCAGCCGAGACCGTTACACAACTGGTTTATGAGGTGCCCAAGCATTTAAAGCCAGCGTTGCTGGTGCATTTATTGCGTGATCCGAGCATGGACATGGTACTCGTTTTCTCGCGCATGAAACACAGTGCTGATCGCATTGCGCGTAACTTGGAAAACAAGGGGATAAAGACGGCGACGCTGCATTCCAATCGTTCGCAAAACCAGCGCTTGCGGGCCTTGAAGGATTTCAAGTCCGGAGCGGTGCGGGTGTTGGTGGCGACGGACATTGCGGCGCGCGGAATCGACGTGGATGGAATTTCGCACGTGGTTAATTATGATTTCCCGATGCACGCCGAGGATTATGTTCATCGTATCGGACGCACTGGACGGGCGCACGCGGTGGGTGATGCGATCAGTTTCGTGACGTCTGAAGATCACGGCACATTGCGATCGTTGGAGCGATTTATTGGGCGTGGCATCGTGCGCAAAAAAGCGGAGGGTTTTGACTATAATGCGGCGGCACCAGCGGTCCAGGCGGGCGACCGGGAGCGTCCTCCGATGCAGGGAAATGCGCGTCCAAGTCAGCCAGCGAGGCACTCGGGCGGCAGTCATCCGCGCGGAAATGGAAGTGGCCGACAAGGCGCGTCTGCGTCTCGCCGTGGTGGAGGAGGAAATAATCGTTGGCGGCGCTGA